The Nitrospirota bacterium genome has a window encoding:
- a CDS encoding PilZ domain-containing protein: MDDRRRAKRIVIKLKAEIVTESQGNNIGYLENLSEEGIYMISAPTNPMIDFQPGTIFDLKFQLSSGQKVNLHCKVKWSFKTPPHGLTNSMGLEIIDPPKEYKELLNTL; encoded by the coding sequence ATGGACGACAGAAGGCGCGCTAAGCGAATTGTTATTAAGCTGAAAGCGGAGATTGTCACTGAAAGTCAGGGAAATAATATAGGATATTTAGAAAATCTTTCAGAGGAAGGCATATACATGATAAGTGCGCCTACAAATCCTATGATTGATTTTCAGCCCGGGACGATATTTGATTTAAAATTTCAGCTTTCTTCAGGTCAAAAAGTAAACCTCCACTGCAAAGTTAAATGGTCCTTTAAAACCCCGCCCCACGGATTAACAAACAGCATGGGGCTGGAAATCATTGACCCGCCCAAAGAGTATAAAGAGTTATTGAACACGCTGTAG